A genomic stretch from Mastacembelus armatus chromosome 12, fMasArm1.2, whole genome shotgun sequence includes:
- the LOC113124271 gene encoding bromodomain-containing protein 3-like isoform X2: MMSDDRNPGLPQFVNPPPPDVTNPNKPGRRTNQLQYMQNVVIKSLWRHQFAWPFHQPVDAVTLGLPDYHTIITSPMDLGTIKKRLENNYYWSSSECMQDFNTMFTNCYIYNKPTDDIVLMALALEKIFLQKVAQMPQGEVELVHQGAKGMSKKRGTPGGQKGTPTTPTKKKGLKRKVDATTALSSAVITCWRDLSESKRRHESVDQAISPSKSGFEVNKWQQEETGQGRQSEQLLYCNNILKEMLSKKHSAYAWPFYKPVDTEALQLHDYRDIIKYPMDLSTVKKKMDAGEYQDAQAFAADVRLIFSNCYKYNPPNHDVVSKARKLQGVFEKRFTKMPDEPVVLISPVSSMLSKNGISGNSFSSIDKSDSTEECTTRPAELQEQLAALSEAPVMKPKEKKEGKKEDRQSKGNANSNSRQLWRGSKDWDSDDESLLMTYDEKHQLSLDINRLPGMKLGRVVHIIQTREPLLCDANTDEVEIDFEILKPSTLRELQQYVKYCLRKRFRKFQKKSIQAASQHVDNSSSSDSATSSSTDSSSDISDS; this comes from the exons ATGATGTCAGACGACAGGAACCCAGGCCTTCCGCAGTTTGTGAATCCTCCACCCCCTGATGTGACTAATCCCAACAAGCCAGGCCGGAGGACTAACCAGCTGCAGTATATGCAGAATGTAGTGATCAAATCCCTGTGGCGACACCAGTTCGCCTGGCCTTTTCACCAGCCTGTCGATGCAGTCACTTTGGGACTGCCA GATTATCATACGATAATAACATCTCCCATGGACTTGGGAACCATCAAGAAACGGCTAGAAAACAACTACTATTGGAGTTCAAGTGAATGCATGCAAGACTTCAACACCATGTTCACCAACTGCTACATATATAACAAG CCTACAGATGACATAGTGCTGATGGCCCTCGCCCTGGAGAAGATTTTTTTGCAAAAAGTTGCCCAGATGCCTCAGGGGGAAGTGGAGCTTGTGCATCAAGGAGCTAAAGGCATGAGTAAAAAAAGAGGCACCCCAG GTGGACAAAAAGGAACCCCTACAACACCCACAAAA AAGAAAGGTCTGAAAAGGAAAGTAGATGCCACCACTGCTTTGTCCTCAGCAGTCATAACCTGTTGGAGGGATTTATCAGAAAGTAAGAGGAGACATGAAAGCGTAGACCAAGCCATCAGTCCTTCTAAGAGTGGCTTTGAAGTAAACAAGTGGCAACAAGAAGAAACTGGACAGGGCAGACAGAGCGAACAGCTCTTGTATTGCAACAATATCCTGAAGGAGATGCTGTCTAAAAAGCATTCAGCATATGCCTGGCCTTTCTACAAACCTGTCGACACTGAAGCTCTGCAGCTACATGATTACCGTGACATCATCAAATACCCCATGGATCTTAGCACTGTTAAA AAAAAGATGGATGCAGGGGAGTACCAGGATGCACAAGCTTTTGCTGCAGATGTTAGGTTGATATTCTCTAACTGCTACAAATACAACCCTCCAAATCATGATGTTGTCTCTAAGGCCAGAAAGCTGCAG GGAGTGTTCGAGAAGAGGTTTACAAAGATGCCAGATGAGCCAGTGGTGTTGATTTCCCCAGTGAGCTCCATGTTGTCAAAGAATGGGATAAGTGGTAACAGCTTCTCCAGTATTGACAAATCTGACTCAACAGAGGAGTGTACCACCAGACCTGCTGAGTTGCAAGAACAG CTTGCTGCACTATCTGAAGCCCCTGTAATgaaaccaaaggaaaaaaaagagggcAAGAAAGAGGACAGGCAAAGTAAAGGCAATGCAAATTCCAACTCCAG GCAGCTGTGGAGAGGAAGCAAAGACTGGGATTCAGACGATGAATCTCTGCTGATGACTTACGATGAGAAGCACCAGCTGAGCCTGGACATTAACCGGTTACCTGGCATGAAGCTGGGCCGCGTGGTGCACATCATTCAGACACGGGAACCTTTATTGTGTGACGCCAACACAGACGAGGTCGAGATTGACTTTGAGATACTGAAGCCGTCCACTCTGCGTGAGCTGCAGCAATATGTGAAGTATTGTCTACGTAAGAGGTTTAGGAAATTCCAAA AGAAAAGCATTCAAGCTGCCTCTCAGCATGTTGACAACAGCAGTTCTTCAGATTCTGCCACTAGCAGTTCCACTGACTCCAGTTCAGACATCAGTGACTCATGA
- the LOC113124271 gene encoding bromodomain-containing protein 3-like isoform X1, whose amino-acid sequence MMSDDRNPGLPQFVNPPPPDVTNPNKPGRRTNQLQYMQNVVIKSLWRHQFAWPFHQPVDAVTLGLPDYHTIITSPMDLGTIKKRLENNYYWSSSECMQDFNTMFTNCYIYNKPTDDIVLMALALEKIFLQKVAQMPQGEVELVHQGAKGMSKKRGTPGGQKGTPTTPTKKKGLKRKVDATTALSSAVITCWRDLSESKRRHESVDQAISPSKSGFEVNKWQQEETGQGRQSEQLLYCNNILKEMLSKKHSAYAWPFYKPVDTEALQLHDYRDIIKYPMDLSTVKKKMDAGEYQDAQAFAADVRLIFSNCYKYNPPNHDVVSKARKLQGVFEKRFTKMPDEPVVLISPVSSMLSKNGISGNSFSSIDKSDSTEECTTRPAELQEQVGAGQLAALSEAPVMKPKEKKEGKKEDRQSKGNANSNSRQLWRGSKDWDSDDESLLMTYDEKHQLSLDINRLPGMKLGRVVHIIQTREPLLCDANTDEVEIDFEILKPSTLRELQQYVKYCLRKRFRKFQKKSIQAASQHVDNSSSSDSATSSSTDSSSDISDS is encoded by the exons ATGATGTCAGACGACAGGAACCCAGGCCTTCCGCAGTTTGTGAATCCTCCACCCCCTGATGTGACTAATCCCAACAAGCCAGGCCGGAGGACTAACCAGCTGCAGTATATGCAGAATGTAGTGATCAAATCCCTGTGGCGACACCAGTTCGCCTGGCCTTTTCACCAGCCTGTCGATGCAGTCACTTTGGGACTGCCA GATTATCATACGATAATAACATCTCCCATGGACTTGGGAACCATCAAGAAACGGCTAGAAAACAACTACTATTGGAGTTCAAGTGAATGCATGCAAGACTTCAACACCATGTTCACCAACTGCTACATATATAACAAG CCTACAGATGACATAGTGCTGATGGCCCTCGCCCTGGAGAAGATTTTTTTGCAAAAAGTTGCCCAGATGCCTCAGGGGGAAGTGGAGCTTGTGCATCAAGGAGCTAAAGGCATGAGTAAAAAAAGAGGCACCCCAG GTGGACAAAAAGGAACCCCTACAACACCCACAAAA AAGAAAGGTCTGAAAAGGAAAGTAGATGCCACCACTGCTTTGTCCTCAGCAGTCATAACCTGTTGGAGGGATTTATCAGAAAGTAAGAGGAGACATGAAAGCGTAGACCAAGCCATCAGTCCTTCTAAGAGTGGCTTTGAAGTAAACAAGTGGCAACAAGAAGAAACTGGACAGGGCAGACAGAGCGAACAGCTCTTGTATTGCAACAATATCCTGAAGGAGATGCTGTCTAAAAAGCATTCAGCATATGCCTGGCCTTTCTACAAACCTGTCGACACTGAAGCTCTGCAGCTACATGATTACCGTGACATCATCAAATACCCCATGGATCTTAGCACTGTTAAA AAAAAGATGGATGCAGGGGAGTACCAGGATGCACAAGCTTTTGCTGCAGATGTTAGGTTGATATTCTCTAACTGCTACAAATACAACCCTCCAAATCATGATGTTGTCTCTAAGGCCAGAAAGCTGCAG GGAGTGTTCGAGAAGAGGTTTACAAAGATGCCAGATGAGCCAGTGGTGTTGATTTCCCCAGTGAGCTCCATGTTGTCAAAGAATGGGATAAGTGGTAACAGCTTCTCCAGTATTGACAAATCTGACTCAACAGAGGAGTGTACCACCAGACCTGCTGAGTTGCAAGAACAGGTGGGTGCAGGACAG CTTGCTGCACTATCTGAAGCCCCTGTAATgaaaccaaaggaaaaaaaagagggcAAGAAAGAGGACAGGCAAAGTAAAGGCAATGCAAATTCCAACTCCAG GCAGCTGTGGAGAGGAAGCAAAGACTGGGATTCAGACGATGAATCTCTGCTGATGACTTACGATGAGAAGCACCAGCTGAGCCTGGACATTAACCGGTTACCTGGCATGAAGCTGGGCCGCGTGGTGCACATCATTCAGACACGGGAACCTTTATTGTGTGACGCCAACACAGACGAGGTCGAGATTGACTTTGAGATACTGAAGCCGTCCACTCTGCGTGAGCTGCAGCAATATGTGAAGTATTGTCTACGTAAGAGGTTTAGGAAATTCCAAA AGAAAAGCATTCAAGCTGCCTCTCAGCATGTTGACAACAGCAGTTCTTCAGATTCTGCCACTAGCAGTTCCACTGACTCCAGTTCAGACATCAGTGACTCATGA